One window of the Penaeus monodon isolate SGIC_2016 chromosome 1, NSTDA_Pmon_1, whole genome shotgun sequence genome contains the following:
- the LOC119576365 gene encoding cytochrome P450 2J3-like — translation MWTTVALAITVIFIIFYKAALRPPCYPPGPFALPLVGSILSILPSPKESFNRFQKKYGPICSYKVFDNWSIIVNDPALMKPLLADPVFSGRKHLYLFSLRDEVISGKKMPLGILGTSGDVWKNQRRFTLRTLKDLGFGRNSIEPIMQKELEDLINTFSQTEGQKIDVGLTFNSSIINVIWAMVIGKRFSHDDVRLHELVDKVNKMLQSFNPFHPAYRYPIIKKFFPNLDVYKSQDTYMRQLLKFIEDETAQYEKELSANESSFSYVSEYLKEMKEAETEGKETPLNMHHLKANIFELFLAGSETTASTLWWAVYLLASNPDVQNTIQKELDEVLGEDKLPTLTHMDSLPYTTAAIYEVQRVADLVPFAVPHETTEAASVSGYHIPKGTTVMFNLSHGLKDPKYWKYPDRFYPEHFLTEEGKPYKPENFMPFGSGKRVCLGESLARLELFLFFTTLVHRFSWKLADDPVIWEKSFVLSRPPRFMVEISNRNSSAVF, via the exons ATGTGGACTACTGTTGCACTTGCAATAacggtgatttttattattttctacaaAGCGGCTTTACGACCACCATGTTATCCTCCAG GTCCATTTGCCTTGCCACTTGTGGGAAGCATTCTCTCCATCTTGCCATCACCAAAGGAATCCTTCAACAGATTTCAGAAGAAATATGGACCTATATGTAGCTACAAGGTCTTTGATAACTG GTCCATCATCGTGAATGATCCAGCTCTGATGAAGCCACTTCTTGCAGATCCAGTATTTTCTGGACGCAAACACCTCTATCTGTTTTCACTGCGAGATGAAGTTATCAGCGGGAAAAAGATGCCTTTGG GTATATTAGGAACCAGTGGAGATGTGTGGAAAAACCAGCGGCGTTTCACACTAAGGACCCTCAAGGACCTAGGCTTTGGCAGAAACAGTATTGAGCCAATTATGCAGAAGGAGCTGGAGGACTTGATCAACACCTTTTCCCAAACTGAAGGTCAAAAAATCGACGTTGGG TTGACATTCAACAGCAGTATCATCAACGTGATTTGGGCTATGGTTATCGGGAAGCGCTTTTCTCACGACGATGTCCGTCTGCATGAACTTGTTGATAAAGTCAACAAGATGCTGCAGTCCTTTAACCCTTTCCACCCAGCTTACAG ATACCCAATTATTAAGAAGTTCTTCCCAAACTTAGATGTTTACAAGAGTCAAGATACTTACATGAGACAACTTCTGAAGTTTATTGAG GATGAAACTGCTCAATATGAAAAGGAATTGTCAGCTAATGAAAGCTCCTTTAGTTATGTTAGTGAATATcttaaggaaatgaaagaagcagAAACTGAAGGGAAAGAGACACCACTAAATA tGCATCATCTAAAGGCCAACATCTTTGAGTTGTTTCTGGCTGGAAGTGAAACAACTGCGTCTACCTTATGGTGGGCGGTGTATCTTTTGGCATCCAACCCAGATGTCCAAAATACTATACAGAAGGAATTGGATGAAGTTCTTGGGGAGGATAAATTACCTACATTAACTCACATGGACAG TTTGCCTTATACAACGGCTGCCATATACGAAGTGCAGCGCGTTGCAGACCTCGTCCCATTTGCAGTTCCCCACGAGACGACCGAGGCTGCCTCCGTGTCTGGCTACCATATCCCAAAAG GTACAACAGTTATGTTCAATTTGTCGCACGGTTTAAAGGATCCAAAATACTGGAAGTATCCTGACCGTTTCTACCCTGAGCATTTTCTCACGGAGGAGGGAAAGCCTTACAAGCCGGAGAATTTCATGCCTTTCGGATCAG GAAAGCGTGTTTGCCTGGGAGAATCTCTAGCTCGACTGGAACTGTTCCTGTTCTTCACAACTCTTGTTCATCGGTTCTCCTGGAAGTTGGCAGACGATCCAGTAATATGGGAGAAAAGTTTTGTACTCTCCCGTCCTCCCAGATTCATGGTTGAAATTAGTAATAGAAACTCAAGTGCAGTGTTTTAg